From Calditrichota bacterium, one genomic window encodes:
- a CDS encoding SDR family NAD(P)-dependent oxidoreductase produces the protein MSPKNDIPNINPDTLVDLLRSRAELYGDKEAFSFLADGNKKKTVLTYADLDRKVRAFASVLQKKGLTGERALLLYPPGLDYLIAFFGCLYAGVIAVPAYPPDPNRLNRTLPRLQAIVSDAQATMALTNDSIMYMIKILKLGSKFSDSMSKVPFLRKFKTTMNHFSVQQTGLASANELGNLQWISSDDVVDHYADSWKKPEIDKDSIAFLQYTSGSTGSPKGVMLTHDNLITNSGHIYNGFGMQDIDRVVSWLPMYHDMGLIGGIIQPIYRGIPTTVLSPIHFLQRPLRWLETISDLKEYRIASGGPNFGYDLCARKATEKHLQSLELSNWKVAFSGAEPVRQETIERFYDTFNKNGFKKESFLSCYGLAEATLYVTGVHPEKSPQTLSLDSKALQKNQIAEVPTSHSDATIMTSCGYAQPEQAIAIIDPKTGEKVSDNMAGEVWIKGPNISQGYWGKKELSNETFNNFIKNTNDGPYLSTGDLGYLSDNELYITGRVKDLIIIRGRNYYPQDIEFLIESGHEDVKPGCSAAFSITEDSEEHLVVVCELRQKKNIKMDEVVSAIRHIITETNDIRVYGVILIKAKSISKTSSGKIQRHAVKNAYLNNELKILHEWHGASTISDSSYEQDLDHDEEIKPPQPVSDIIPETQKQNAREIEDWIINHLSESVGVDKLEIDINKPFVSFGLDSAQAIGMVGDLEEWIEQPLSPTIIWDYPSITTLSAYLAGEGVVPAPVVSKKLSKDEKDEPIAVIGMGCRFPGADNPEQFWDNLKNGIDSVIEVPKERWDIDELYDPNPDTIGKMVSRHGGFLKNVDQFDPHFFGVSPREATEMDPQQRLLLEVFWETLENAGIQPEKIRGSNTGVFVGIGNYDYSHFNHGKLDKANMYSGTGNAICITANRISYLFDLRGPSVAMDTACSSSLVSTHLACKSLQRGETEMAVAGGVNLILAPDVNIALSKARMLAPHGRCKTFDADAQGYVRSEGVGVVLLKRLSDAKRDGDNILALIRGSATNQDGHSNGITAPNRIQQVNVIREAMNDANITPDDVSMFEAHGTGTSLGDPIEIQALTEVFENRSKEAGPIAIGSVKTNVGHLEAAAGIIGMIKIILAMQHKTIPAHLHFNSINPRIPFDENLFKIPVENMTWEPNGKRRIAEVSSFGFGGANAHMVLEEAPPKIKRENDIDRPQHILKLSAKGDNALKDIVQRYIDFTDANPNTSLANLCYSSNKGRSSFQHRLSVTAATTEDLNQKLKAIQENFSDPALIKNVVKDRQDNKVAFMFTGQGAQYVNMGKSLYETQPAFKAALDACDAVLTEYLEKPLLSVIFPEDTNDKLINETAYTQPALFAIEYALAELWISWGIKPDYVIGHSVGEYVAATIAGVFSLEDGLKLIATRGRLMQSLPHDGDMAAIFAAPEEISKAIAGMENDISIAGVNGPGNTVISGKKDAVKKIVDQFAEREIKTRLLTVSHAFHSPLMEPILDEFEKVANEISYKPSKIAIVSNLTGDLLGIGQTPDAKYWRDHIRQGVQFNAGMQTLAKEGVNIFVETGPHPTLTGMGKFALSEHEATWVPSIKRDSDDWDIMLQGVGQLYVNGLEISWDSFDRYFIRQFEQIPNYAFQKKRFWINDEDDSETDSGQSVKMIGKSGDIHPLLGERFRSPVIKDVVFEARFNTQSLDILDDHRIFGVSLIPATGYMEMALAAANKAFGAGNHKVENLGILEAIPVPEEGYCTVQVTISKDENDKHFFQIYSQQQDEDGQSDPDNWTINAAGNISVILEESESSKNGRSSIADLQSRNKEEIDVASFYGKMHEHGFEHGKSLQVIRKMWRGENEAFGWFKLQEKSIQDTTQYHFHPALTDAGTQLLAATLSGDAAEASKSGIFLPVGIEHYKVHKEGASELWCHIKRRSDNNDKNILLSDLHWYDEEGVLIAEMIGLRHMHTTMNSLPKAIRERMDNWLYESIWRKENISENGKLSGKWLLLADSQGLGQKLSAAINENGGTSILVETGDSFKKIGDNCWQINFDENADYAKLLNEAFAIEKDSLDGIIHMLASNYVSTNDLALKQIQKSQKEINKSLLLLVQNLATTGWVEMPKLVVLSQNGQAISGEEKINIEQGSIWGLTRVLAMEHPELQSLSIDLEQDKTPLEKIIQELASGSIENQVAFRDDDRFVQRLVRSKIDSDASASGAKGPMRLDSSKKGLLDNLQLVPMERQSLPKGAIEIKVHATGLNFRDVLNALDLYPGDPGPLGGECSGTVTAISEGVTNVKVGDEVMGIAGGSFASYVITWADLVVVKPKNLSHEEAATIPITFLTAHYALNHLAKIKKGDKVFIHAASGGVGQAAIQLAKAEGAVIFGTAGNDEKRKVVKELGADYVMNSRSLDYADEVKEITDGKGVDVLLNSLNGDYIPKNLDILSEKGSFLEIGKVDIWSEVQIKSERADLAYHIIALDHLSETEPAFVSELFAEIAGKFESGELKPLQLKTYSINEAESAFRFMMAAKHIGKVVIRQELDEEPETDIPQVKEIDYNDGSYLITGGLGALGLHVAKWLIDKGTKNLMLMSRRSPSGEVKETIESFEKKGVAVKVVNADVSDLEALKSAINTDSLGLPAIKGIFHAAGLLDDGVLMQQNWERFEKVMAPKVTGSWNLHEISKSMDLDFFVYFSSAASMLGSPGQGNYAAANAFMDTLSWYRREHGLPATSINWGPWSSSGMAATTDMSRRNSGGMGMISPEQGLQMMERILAKGNAQVGVLPIQWKAFLKQFPGDTPVLYSEFAGTSASASDGPAEKPEFLSKLEEAEVEMRLEMMTEFLKQQTVRVLGMEANTAVDSTQPLQSMGLDSLMAIELKNSIDSGVGKNLPATMVFNYPTIDALASYLLTDVLKLSDAEETPEKIDEEAVKKDEALSEIEDLSDEEAEAMLLKSLEEDDDEEEF, from the coding sequence ATGTCCCCCAAAAATGATATACCAAATATTAATCCTGATACATTAGTTGACCTTTTAAGATCACGCGCAGAATTATATGGAGATAAAGAAGCATTTTCTTTTTTGGCAGATGGCAATAAAAAGAAAACTGTACTTACTTATGCTGATTTGGATAGGAAAGTACGTGCGTTTGCCTCTGTTCTCCAAAAAAAGGGGTTGACCGGAGAAAGAGCCTTACTACTTTACCCACCCGGACTGGATTATTTAATTGCCTTTTTTGGATGTTTGTATGCTGGCGTTATTGCCGTTCCGGCTTACCCACCCGATCCAAATAGATTAAACCGTACATTGCCTCGTTTGCAGGCAATCGTTTCAGATGCACAAGCCACAATGGCTCTGACAAATGATTCGATCATGTATATGATAAAAATTTTAAAGCTGGGTTCTAAGTTTTCTGATTCAATGTCAAAAGTTCCGTTTTTGAGAAAATTTAAAACAACAATGAACCATTTCTCTGTTCAGCAAACAGGCCTGGCTAGTGCGAATGAACTTGGAAATTTACAATGGATTTCTTCTGATGATGTTGTAGACCATTATGCTGACTCATGGAAAAAGCCGGAGATTGATAAAGATTCAATCGCTTTTTTGCAGTATACCTCAGGCTCCACCGGTTCACCTAAAGGTGTAATGCTAACACATGATAACCTAATTACAAATTCCGGGCATATATATAATGGATTTGGTATGCAGGATATCGACCGGGTTGTTTCGTGGCTGCCAATGTACCATGACATGGGTTTAATTGGCGGAATCATTCAACCTATTTACAGAGGTATACCTACTACAGTTTTATCACCCATCCATTTTTTGCAACGGCCATTAAGATGGCTTGAAACAATCTCAGATTTGAAAGAATACAGAATTGCCAGTGGTGGGCCAAACTTTGGTTATGATTTATGTGCCCGAAAAGCAACGGAAAAACATCTTCAATCGCTGGAACTTAGTAACTGGAAAGTTGCTTTTAGTGGCGCCGAACCTGTTCGTCAGGAAACTATTGAAAGATTTTACGATACATTCAATAAGAATGGGTTTAAAAAAGAAAGCTTTCTTTCCTGTTATGGCCTTGCTGAAGCAACTTTATATGTTACCGGAGTCCACCCGGAAAAATCTCCACAAACACTAAGCCTGGACAGCAAAGCTCTCCAAAAAAATCAGATTGCAGAAGTTCCAACATCGCATAGTGATGCAACCATTATGACAAGTTGCGGATATGCTCAACCTGAGCAGGCAATTGCAATTATTGATCCCAAAACCGGTGAAAAGGTTTCTGATAATATGGCCGGTGAAGTATGGATTAAAGGTCCAAATATTTCTCAGGGATATTGGGGTAAAAAAGAATTATCAAATGAGACTTTTAATAATTTCATCAAAAATACGAACGACGGGCCTTATCTAAGCACCGGAGATCTCGGATATCTTAGTGACAATGAGCTTTATATAACGGGGCGTGTAAAAGACTTAATCATCATCCGTGGTAGAAACTATTATCCGCAGGATATTGAGTTCTTGATTGAATCCGGACATGAAGATGTAAAACCCGGCTGCAGCGCTGCATTTTCTATTACAGAAGATTCCGAAGAGCATCTTGTTGTAGTTTGCGAACTACGTCAAAAGAAAAACATTAAAATGGATGAGGTTGTCTCGGCAATAAGGCACATTATTACAGAAACAAATGATATCCGCGTTTATGGTGTAATACTAATTAAGGCAAAATCAATTTCTAAAACATCCAGTGGTAAAATACAACGCCATGCCGTTAAAAATGCTTATTTAAACAATGAACTCAAAATTTTACATGAATGGCACGGGGCGTCAACCATTTCAGATTCTTCTTACGAGCAGGATTTGGATCATGATGAAGAAATTAAACCTCCACAGCCTGTATCAGATATAATACCGGAAACCCAAAAACAAAATGCCCGAGAAATTGAAGACTGGATAATAAATCATTTATCAGAATCAGTTGGGGTTGATAAACTAGAGATTGATATCAACAAGCCTTTTGTCAGTTTTGGACTTGATTCTGCTCAGGCGATAGGCATGGTTGGTGATCTGGAAGAATGGATTGAACAACCGCTCTCCCCAACTATTATCTGGGATTACCCTTCAATCACAACCCTATCAGCTTATCTTGCCGGTGAAGGTGTTGTACCTGCCCCGGTTGTAAGCAAAAAACTTTCGAAAGATGAAAAAGATGAGCCTATTGCTGTAATCGGAATGGGTTGCCGTTTTCCTGGTGCTGATAACCCTGAGCAGTTTTGGGACAATCTTAAAAATGGTATTGACTCTGTAATCGAAGTTCCAAAAGAACGTTGGGATATTGACGAGCTTTATGATCCAAATCCTGATACGATAGGAAAAATGGTTAGCAGGCACGGTGGATTTCTTAAAAATGTTGACCAGTTTGACCCGCACTTTTTTGGAGTTTCCCCGCGTGAAGCTACGGAGATGGATCCGCAACAGCGACTTCTTCTGGAGGTTTTTTGGGAGACACTTGAAAATGCCGGTATTCAACCAGAAAAAATACGCGGCAGTAACACCGGTGTTTTTGTTGGGATAGGAAATTACGATTACTCACACTTCAACCACGGAAAACTTGACAAAGCCAATATGTATTCCGGTACTGGTAATGCCATTTGCATAACCGCTAACCGAATCTCATATTTATTTGATTTACGCGGACCTTCTGTAGCAATGGACACTGCTTGTTCCTCTTCTTTGGTCTCCACTCACCTGGCCTGTAAAAGCTTGCAGCGTGGCGAAACAGAAATGGCCGTAGCCGGTGGTGTGAATTTAATTTTAGCTCCTGACGTAAACATTGCACTTTCCAAAGCACGCATGTTAGCACCGCATGGCCGTTGCAAAACTTTTGATGCTGATGCTCAGGGCTATGTAAGAAGTGAAGGTGTTGGAGTTGTTCTTCTAAAAAGACTAAGCGATGCAAAACGAGATGGTGATAATATTCTTGCGCTTATACGCGGTTCGGCAACAAACCAAGATGGTCACAGCAATGGAATAACTGCGCCAAATCGTATCCAGCAGGTTAATGTTATCCGTGAGGCAATGAACGATGCAAACATCACACCTGATGATGTGAGTATGTTTGAAGCACATGGCACGGGAACAAGCCTCGGTGATCCAATTGAAATACAGGCATTAACTGAGGTGTTTGAAAACAGATCTAAAGAAGCCGGCCCGATAGCAATTGGTTCTGTTAAAACAAATGTTGGCCATTTGGAAGCTGCAGCCGGAATTATCGGAATGATTAAAATTATTCTGGCTATGCAACATAAAACGATACCTGCTCACCTGCATTTTAACTCCATAAACCCACGAATCCCTTTTGATGAAAATCTTTTTAAAATTCCAGTTGAAAACATGACCTGGGAGCCAAATGGCAAACGCAGGATTGCAGAAGTTAGCTCTTTTGGATTTGGCGGCGCAAATGCCCACATGGTTTTGGAAGAAGCGCCTCCAAAAATAAAACGTGAAAATGACATTGATCGTCCTCAGCATATTTTAAAACTCTCTGCAAAAGGTGACAATGCTCTAAAAGATATTGTTCAAAGATATATCGATTTTACTGATGCCAATCCAAATACAAGCCTGGCAAACTTATGCTATTCATCAAATAAAGGACGCAGTTCATTTCAACATCGCCTGAGCGTAACGGCTGCAACCACAGAGGACCTCAATCAAAAATTAAAAGCAATACAAGAAAATTTTTCTGATCCGGCCCTTATTAAAAATGTTGTAAAAGATCGCCAGGATAATAAAGTAGCCTTTATGTTTACAGGCCAGGGTGCCCAATATGTCAATATGGGCAAATCTTTATACGAAACCCAGCCAGCATTTAAAGCCGCACTCGATGCCTGTGATGCAGTCCTGACTGAATATCTTGAAAAACCATTGCTATCCGTTATTTTCCCTGAAGATACCAATGACAAATTGATAAATGAAACAGCTTACACCCAGCCTGCCTTGTTTGCCATTGAGTATGCTTTGGCCGAACTATGGATTTCCTGGGGAATAAAACCTGATTATGTAATCGGGCATAGTGTTGGGGAATACGTGGCTGCCACAATTGCCGGGGTTTTTAGCCTGGAAGATGGCCTAAAGCTAATTGCAACACGCGGACGATTAATGCAAAGCTTACCCCATGATGGTGATATGGCCGCTATATTTGCAGCACCGGAAGAAATTTCCAAAGCTATTGCGGGAATGGAAAATGATATTTCTATCGCCGGTGTAAACGGACCCGGCAATACAGTAATCTCCGGAAAAAAAGATGCCGTAAAAAAGATTGTTGACCAATTCGCTGAAAGAGAAATCAAAACACGTTTATTAACTGTTTCCCACGCTTTTCATTCTCCATTAATGGAACCGATTTTAGACGAATTTGAAAAAGTGGCCAATGAGATTTCCTATAAGCCATCTAAAATTGCCATCGTTTCAAACCTCACTGGTGATCTTCTTGGGATTGGGCAGACACCAGACGCTAAATACTGGCGTGATCATATACGTCAGGGCGTTCAGTTTAATGCCGGGATGCAAACACTGGCTAAAGAAGGCGTTAATATTTTCGTTGAAACAGGCCCACATCCAACACTTACAGGAATGGGCAAATTTGCACTTAGTGAACATGAAGCAACCTGGGTTCCATCAATAAAACGCGATAGTGATGATTGGGACATAATGCTTCAGGGAGTTGGACAGCTTTATGTTAATGGCCTTGAAATAAGCTGGGATAGTTTTGACCGCTATTTTATCCGCCAGTTTGAGCAAATCCCAAATTATGCTTTCCAGAAAAAACGCTTTTGGATAAATGACGAGGATGATAGTGAAACAGATTCGGGTCAAAGTGTTAAGATGATTGGTAAGAGTGGAGACATTCATCCATTATTGGGTGAAAGATTTCGCTCACCGGTAATAAAAGATGTGGTTTTTGAAGCACGTTTCAACACCCAATCCCTGGATATTTTAGACGATCACCGGATTTTTGGTGTTTCGCTGATCCCGGCAACCGGTTACATGGAGATGGCCCTGGCTGCAGCAAATAAGGCGTTTGGAGCAGGTAATCACAAAGTTGAAAACCTTGGTATTCTTGAGGCGATCCCGGTACCTGAAGAAGGTTATTGTACCGTTCAGGTCACTATATCGAAAGATGAAAATGATAAACATTTTTTCCAGATTTACAGCCAGCAACAGGATGAAGATGGACAATCCGATCCGGATAACTGGACCATAAATGCTGCCGGAAATATTTCAGTTATATTAGAAGAATCAGAGTCTTCAAAGAATGGGCGCAGCAGTATAGCTGATTTACAAAGCCGCAATAAAGAGGAAATCGATGTTGCCTCATTCTATGGCAAAATGCATGAACATGGGTTTGAGCATGGCAAAAGCCTACAGGTTATCCGCAAAATGTGGAGGGGCGAAAACGAGGCTTTTGGCTGGTTTAAATTACAGGAAAAATCAATTCAGGATACAACCCAATATCATTTCCACCCTGCCCTAACTGATGCCGGAACTCAATTATTAGCAGCAACACTTTCCGGAGATGCAGCTGAAGCTTCAAAATCGGGCATATTCTTACCGGTTGGAATTGAACATTATAAAGTTCATAAAGAAGGCGCTTCTGAACTTTGGTGTCATATCAAACGACGTAGTGACAATAATGACAAAAATATACTTTTAAGCGATCTGCATTGGTATGACGAAGAAGGTGTCCTGATTGCAGAAATGATTGGCCTGCGCCACATGCATACAACCATGAATTCTCTGCCAAAAGCTATTCGTGAGAGAATGGATAACTGGTTATATGAAAGTATCTGGCGTAAAGAGAATATTTCAGAGAATGGAAAACTATCCGGCAAATGGCTTTTATTAGCCGATTCGCAAGGACTGGGTCAAAAACTATCTGCTGCAATTAATGAAAATGGCGGAACTTCAATTTTAGTTGAAACCGGTGATTCCTTTAAAAAAATTGGCGATAACTGCTGGCAGATAAATTTTGATGAAAACGCTGATTATGCAAAGCTGTTGAATGAAGCTTTTGCCATTGAGAAAGATAGTCTCGATGGCATTATTCATATGTTGGCCTCTAATTATGTTTCAACAAATGATCTTGCATTAAAACAAATACAAAAATCTCAAAAAGAAATTAATAAATCCCTTCTGTTACTTGTACAGAACCTGGCAACAACAGGCTGGGTAGAAATGCCTAAATTAGTAGTTCTGTCACAAAACGGTCAGGCAATTTCCGGTGAAGAAAAAATTAACATCGAGCAAGGGTCTATTTGGGGATTGACCCGCGTCCTTGCCATGGAACACCCTGAATTGCAAAGCCTTTCAATTGATCTTGAACAAGATAAAACACCGCTGGAAAAAATCATTCAGGAATTGGCATCCGGATCGATTGAAAATCAGGTTGCTTTCCGTGATGATGACCGATTTGTACAACGCCTTGTCCGTAGTAAAATCGACAGCGACGCTTCTGCTTCCGGTGCTAAAGGTCCTATGCGACTGGATAGTTCTAAAAAAGGTCTTTTAGATAATTTACAGCTTGTTCCAATGGAACGGCAATCCTTACCAAAAGGTGCTATTGAAATAAAAGTACATGCAACCGGGCTTAATTTCCGCGATGTATTGAATGCCCTCGATTTGTATCCGGGTGATCCGGGTCCGCTTGGTGGTGAATGTTCAGGAACGGTTACAGCCATTAGTGAAGGTGTTACAAATGTAAAAGTGGGTGATGAAGTTATGGGTATTGCCGGCGGGTCATTTGCCAGCTACGTCATAACCTGGGCCGATCTTGTGGTAGTAAAACCCAAAAATCTATCACACGAGGAAGCTGCTACAATCCCGATTACATTTTTAACTGCTCATTATGCACTAAATCATCTTGCAAAAATTAAAAAAGGTGATAAGGTCTTTATCCATGCCGCATCTGGTGGCGTTGGCCAGGCAGCCATCCAACTTGCCAAAGCTGAAGGCGCTGTTATTTTTGGTACTGCCGGTAATGACGAAAAAAGAAAAGTGGTTAAAGAGCTGGGTGCTGATTATGTGATGAATTCCCGCTCGCTCGACTATGCTGATGAGGTAAAAGAAATAACAGATGGTAAAGGTGTTGATGTACTGCTCAACTCGCTTAACGGAGATTATATCCCAAAGAACCTGGATATTTTATCTGAAAAAGGAAGTTTCCTTGAAATTGGTAAAGTAGATATCTGGAGTGAAGTACAAATAAAATCTGAACGTGCCGATCTGGCTTATCACATTATTGCTCTGGATCATCTTTCTGAAACCGAACCTGCTTTTGTCAGTGAACTTTTCGCTGAAATCGCCGGAAAATTTGAAAGCGGTGAGTTAAAGCCTCTGCAACTAAAAACTTATTCTATAAACGAAGCAGAAAGTGCTTTCCGGTTTATGATGGCCGCAAAACATATCGGCAAAGTTGTAATCCGGCAGGAACTTGATGAAGAACCAGAAACAGATATCCCACAGGTAAAAGAGATTGATTATAATGACGGCAGTTACCTGATCACAGGCGGGCTTGGCGCACTTGGTTTACACGTGGCTAAATGGTTGATTGATAAAGGTACTAAAAACCTGATGCTAATGAGCCGCCGTTCACCTTCCGGCGAAGTAAAAGAGACTATTGAAAGTTTTGAAAAGAAAGGCGTAGCTGTAAAAGTTGTTAATGCAGATGTGTCCGATTTAGAAGCCTTAAAGAGCGCTATTAACACTGACAGTCTTGGACTTCCTGCCATTAAAGGTATTTTTCATGCTGCTGGTCTTTTGGATGATGGCGTTCTTATGCAACAGAACTGGGAACGATTTGAAAAGGTTATGGCACCAAAAGTTACAGGATCATGGAACTTGCATGAAATAAGCAAATCAATGGATCTTGATTTCTTCGTATACTTCTCATCTGCCGCTTCAATGCTTGGCTCACCCGGGCAAGGCAATTACGCTGCAGCCAACGCCTTTATGGATACGCTTAGCTGGTACCGCCGTGAGCATGGTTTACCTGCCACAAGTATTAACTGGGGACCGTGGAGCAGTTCCGGGATGGCTGCAACAACCGACATGAGCCGCAGAAACTCAGGTGGTATGGGAATGATATCACCGGAACAAGGCCTGCAAATGATGGAACGTATTCTGGCGAAAGGCAATGCCCAGGTTGGTGTACTACCAATTCAATGGAAAGCTTTTCTCAAGCAATTTCCCGGAGATACTCCTGTTTTGTATTCTGAATTTGCCGGAACAAGCGCGTCGGCTTCTGATGGCCCTGCTGAAAAACCGGAATTCCTTTCTAAGCTTGAGGAAGCTGAGGTTGAAATGCGGCTTGAAATGATGACTGAATTTCTGAAACAACAAACTGTCCGTGTTTTAGGCATGGAAGCGAATACAGCTGTTGATTCAACACAACCACTTCAGTCTATGGGGCTTGATTCTCTAATGGCCATTGAGTTAAAAAACTCCATTGACTCCGGTGTTGGTAAAAACTTACCGGCAACCATGGTTTTTAACTACCCGACTATTGATGCTTTGGCGAGTTATCTATTAACAGATGTCTTGAAATTAAGTGATGCAGAAGAAACACCAGAAAAAATAGATGAAGAAGCAGTCAAAAAAGATGAAGCTCTTTCCGAAATTGAAGATTTGAGTGATGAAGAAGCAGAAGCAATGCTTCTAAAAAGCCTTGAGGAAGATGATGATGAGGAAGAATTCTAA
- a CDS encoding helix-turn-helix transcriptional regulator yields the protein MSALIVYYEHQEELDDLSMVLRGQNGWDFQYFDSGQFSVNDITTQLIDEEINFLICTKVFSSKIVMDLCQLYERFPLLTIIYFNPVLKDGEFAELYKAGIKYCFVGEQRQNNLNIALKKLFAERWKKIPEELFDYDYELLPSRGKRILRYIENTPIKLFTTEHIAKYLRMSQSHFRKEFKSYFGVNFRQFKQTLLCHYEDILLFERNLKPRNVFQVLDYKNLSAFSRSFKTRHGKSWQVLTRNNNLSL from the coding sequence TTGTCGGCTTTAATCGTGTATTACGAGCATCAGGAAGAGCTCGATGATTTAAGTATGGTTCTTCGTGGGCAAAATGGATGGGATTTTCAGTATTTTGATTCCGGGCAATTCTCTGTTAATGACATAACGACTCAGCTAATTGATGAAGAAATCAACTTTCTTATCTGTACCAAGGTCTTTTCTTCAAAAATCGTTATGGATTTATGTCAGCTATATGAACGCTTTCCATTATTAACAATTATTTACTTTAATCCTGTTTTGAAAGACGGAGAATTTGCTGAGCTTTATAAAGCTGGAATTAAATATTGTTTTGTTGGCGAACAGAGACAAAACAATCTTAATATTGCTTTAAAAAAGCTATTTGCAGAACGTTGGAAAAAAATCCCGGAAGAACTGTTTGATTATGATTATGAACTACTTCCATCCCGCGGAAAAAGAATTTTACGATATATAGAAAATACGCCAATCAAGCTTTTTACAACAGAACATATTGCTAAGTATTTGCGGATGTCTCAGAGTCATTTTCGTAAAGAATTCAAAAGCTATTTTGGAGTCAATTTTAGGCAATTTAAACAAACCTTGCTATGTCACTATGAAGATATATTACTGTTTGAGAGAAACCTGAAACCAAGGAATGTATTTCAGGTGTTAGATTATAAAAATTTATCAGCATTCAGTCGATCTTTTAAAACACGTCATGGAAAATCCTGGCAGGTATTAACCCGTAACAATAATCTAAGTCTGTAA